The window GGGCCGTATTGGCGGAGCATAACGATGAGGTAGCGGCGCCGGGCTTGCTCCGGAGCGCTCTCGACTTTCTCTACCTCGGCGCTGGCTACGCGGCGGGCGCGTTCCTCGTTGCGATCTTCGCGATCATGATGGTGATGTCTGTCGGTCGGCAATTCGCCATCAACATTCCGGCCGGCGACGATTTCGCGTCCTGGTGCATGGCTGCGATGGCCTTTCTCGGCCTCGCGCACACATTCAAGCGCGGAGAAATGATCCGCGTCGGCCTCCTGCTCGAGCGTTTGCATGGCAGGGCCAGGCAGTGTGCCGAGATCGTGGCGCTCGGCATCGCGACAGCCTTCATTCTCTACTTCACCCGATATGCAATGCAGATGGCCTACGACTCCTGGCGCTTTCACGACGTGGCACAAGGCGTCGTTGCCGTTCCTCTCTGGATTCCGCAGCTGGGCTTTGCCGGCGGCCTCGTGATCCTGGGGATCGCGGTCATGGATGAAATGGTCAATGTCCTGCGCGGTCGTCGGCCGAGCTACGAGAAGGGGTCGCCGGAGGAAACGCCGGACGAGTTCATCGAGCGCATCTCGCAGGGCGGCGGGGGCTGAGGATGGCCAGTCTCGGCATGATCGAACTATCGTTCATTCTGCTCGGTGTCATGATCCTGCTGCTGGCGAGCGGCGTCTGGATCGCGGTCTCGCTTGGGCTCGTCGGCTTCGTGGCGATGGCGCTGACCACGAGCCTGCCGCTCGGGAGCGTGCTCGCGACGACGACCTGGAGCGCGAGTGCGTCGTGGACCCTCGCGGCGTTGCCGCTGTTCATCTGGATGGGCGAGATCCTGTTTCGCACCAGGCTGTCAGAAGAGATGTTCCGCGGCCTGTCGCCCTGGGTGCAATGGTTGCCCGGACGGCTGACTCATGTGAACGTCATCGGCTGCGGCATCTTTGCTGCCGTATCCGGCTCTTCGGCCGCGACCTGTGCGACCATCGGCAAGATCGCGTTGCCCGAGCTCGACAAGCGCGGCTACGACAAGGGCCTCAGCCTCGGCTCGCTGGCGGGATCCGGCACGCTCGGCCTGCTGATTCCGCCGTCAATTCCGATGGTGGTGTATGCGGTCACGGCGAACGTTTCCGTATTGCAGGTGTTCCTCGGCGGCTTCCTGCCCGGCGTGCTCGTCATGGTGCTCTATTCCGGCTACATCATCATCTGGTCGCTGCTGAATCCTGCGAAAGTCCCGCCGCGCGACCCGCCGATGCCGTTCGGGCAGAAGCTGCGCGAGTCGGCCAAGCTTGCCCCGTGCCTGCTGCTGATCCTCGCGGTCTTCCTCTCGCTGGTGCTCGGTTTTGCGACCGCGACCGAATGTGCAGCATGGGGCGTCTCCGGCGCGCTGATCCTGGCATGGTGGAGCGGCACGCTGACGCGCAAAAATTTTCTCGAGAGCGTGATGAGCGCGACTCGGCTGACCTGTATGATCATGCTGATCCTGGCAGGGGCCGCCTACACCACAGCCGCGATGGCCTATACCGGCATTCCGGCGGCGCTCGCCACCTGGGTCCAGGGGCAGCAGCTCACGCCAGGCATGCTCGCGCTCTACCTGAGCGTCATGTACATTATCCTTGGATGCCTGATCGATGGCATCTCGATGATCGTGCTGACCGCCGTCATCGTGTTGCCGATGGTCAAGCAGGCCGGGCTCGATCTCGTCTGGTTCGGCGTCTACCTCATCATCCATGTCGAGATGGCGCAGATCACGCCGCCGGTTGGCTTCAACCTGTTCGTGCTGCAAAACATGAGCGGTCGCGATACCCTGACCGTCGCGCGAGCGGCGTTCCCTTTCTTTGTGATGCTGCTGGCCGCCGTGTTTATCATCACCGAATACCCGCAGATCGTGCTGCTTCTACCCAAGCTCGCTTTCCCCGACTGATCGCGTCAGGTTTTTCCGCTTTACCGTGAGGAGAAGTTCGATGAAGTCTCGTTTGTTGCTCTCAGGACTAATTGCCGGAGCGGTGCTGGCCGCCACGCCTGCCTTGGCCCAGACCAAATGGAATTTGCCGGCAGCGTACCCCGCCGACAATCCTCACTCGGAAAATCTGGTCGCTTTTGCGAGGGACGTCGAGGCTGCAACGTCCGGCAAGCTCCTGATCACCGTTCATCCGAATGCCTCGCTGTTCAAGGCGCCCGACATCAAGCGTGCGGTGGCGACGGGGCAGGCGCAAATGGGCGAATTGCTGCTCTCGGTCCACGAAAATGAGGATCCGATATTCGGAATCGACGTCGTGCCGTTTCTTGCGACCAGCTTCCCGCAAGCGATGAAACTGTATCAGGCGTCGAAACCCCTGATCGCGAAGAAGCTGGATGCGCAGGGGCTGAAGCTGTTGTTCGCGGTGCCGTGGGCGCCGCAGGGCGTCTACGTCAACAAGCCGCTCGCCTCGATCGAGGACATGAAGGGCCTGAAATGGCGCGCCTACAATGTCGGAACCGCGCGTATCGGCGACCTCGTCGGCGCCCAGTCGGTTACGATCCAGGCTGCCGAACTGCCGCAAGCGCTCGCCACCGGCGTGGTGAATTCGTTCATGTCGTCGGGTGGCACGGGCTACGATTCGAAAGCCTGGGAGTCGCTGAAATATTTCTACGACGTGCAGGCCTGGATCCCGAAGGACTATACTTTCGTGAACAAGGCGGCGTTCGAGGCACTCGACAAGCCTGCCCAGGAAGCCATTCTCAAGGCCGCCGCCACGGCCGAAACGCGCGGCTGGAAGGCCTGGGAGGAAAAGGCCAACTGGTACATCGATCAACTCAAGGCCAAGGGCATGACGGTCGAGCCGCCGAGCCCGGCGCTGAAGGCCGGCTTCGAGAAGATCGGTCAGCAGCTCACCGCCGACTGGCTCAAAAAGGCTGGCGCAGACGGCCAGGCGGTGATCGACGCTTACAAGAAGATGTGATGGGGAGATCGCGGCACGAACGGGTGAGGGCGCTCGGGCGCCCTCATCTATCGATGCTGATGATCACCAAGCGTAGCGCACCACGGCTTTGCCTGTGTAGGCGCGCACCAGGCTCGACAGCTCGCTGTCGAGGTTCGCACTGGCGGACCAGCCGTTGATGCCGCGCAGCTCGAATGCAACGCCTGTCAGCGCCGAGTTCGGCGCAAGCGCCGTGCTGCCGATCACGAAGCCCTGACCGGATCCCTGGCCGGAGATCGCCTGGAACACCGCCGGCATCGACTGCGTCGCGCTGAAATCATGCGCCCAGGCGAAACGCCCACGCAGATCGAAGAGGCCGCCAGCCAGCACGAAGGACGTGCTCGTACGCAGGCCGAGCTCGCTGCGGCCGTCGGCAAAGCTGTTGCTGCCGGATGGCGCCGCGGATGGATCGGCGGCATAAGCCGGCTGGCCAGCACTGGCGGCGAGGCGAAACATGGTGACCTGGCCGGCCGCATAAGGCGTGATGCCGAGCCACGGCGTCCCAATGCGGTAGCCACTCTCGATGCGGCCGGAATAGGCATTGGCGTTGATGGCGGCGCCGAACTGATCGCTACCGGCCGGCGTCGCCTGACGGTCGCTGGTGATGGCCTGCCAGCCATAGGCCAGCGCCGTCGCGACATAGGCCGCGCCGATGGAATGCCTGACGAAGCTGCCTGCCTGGAACAGGTCGGAGCGGCCGCTGGAGAAATTATTGGCAAAGCCGGTGCCGCCACCGGCAAGGGCAAAGCCGATCTGCGTCTGCGGTGAGAGCGAGTAATCGGCGCCGACGGCGGTGGCGAAGCTGCGTGCGGACGAGCCCGCGCCGTCGGTCGCTGTCTGCGAGCCGCCAAAGCCCGCGGCCCAGATGCTCCAGTGCGGGGCCGCGAGCGATGGCTTGCCGTAGATCGCCTCGTAGGCTTGGCGCCCGATGCCGCCATGCGTGCGGTCGTTGCCGAGATCAGCATAGGCCGAGAGCTCGGCGTCGAACTCGGGCTGGCCGATGCCGCGACCGTCGATGGCGGGATCGAGCAGAGTCTGCGTGAACTGCGTCATCGCCAGGAATGTGGCTTGCGCCGTTTCAGTCTGCGACGCGGCCGCGGAGTCGCCGCCAAAGGCCTGGCGCATGCCGGACCTGGCCGCGCCGGCGAGACCCGGCGGCTCACCGTTCCAGCCATAGTTCGGCTGCATCCCCGGGCCGCCGCTATTGCCGTAGCCGTACGGCGCGCCGCCAAAACCCGGTGACTGCTGCGGCGCGCCGAACGTTGGGCCGCCCATGCTGAAGCCAAAGTTGCTGCCGCCACCAAAATTGGCGAAGCCGCCGCCCGGCGCGTTCGGACCGGGATAGCCAAAATTTTCGGAAGCTGCGAAGGCGCCTAATTCGCGCATGACCTGCGCATCCGCCGCGCGCGGCAGCAGCAATCCGGCCGTCAATAGCAGCAGCGCCAGACGCGCACGCACATCTGTGCTCACGACACCAACCGCATGAAGCGCCCCAACCGCGCCGGTCGCCGGCCGCGCAGCCTGCGCGGCGAATCAGGTGGAATCAGCGAATCCGACGGGAGAGAAACGTAAATGCGTCTCTAACGTTTTCCAATCTTTTCCTGTCGTGTCTCGATGTCGTCGAACATGCAAAATCGGTTTCGGGACAACACCGCAGCGAGACAGCGCATGTTTCTACATGTGTCTGAGGCCGGAACGCGCCTCAGGCCGTGATCGCCTTGACCGATCCGACCTCGTTGCGCAGCAGGAATTTCTGGATCTTTCCTGTCGACGTCTTCGGGATCGGCCCGAACACGACGGCCTTCGGCGTCTTGAATCCGCTCATATGCGTGCGGCAGAAGGCGATGATGTCGGCCTCGCTCGCGCTGGCGCCGTCCTTCAATTCGACGAAGGCGCAGGGCACCTCGCCCCATTTCGGATCTGGCTTTGCCACGACCGCCGCGAACAGCACGGCGGGATGCTTGTAGAGGATGTCCTCGACCTCCACGGAGGAAATGTTCTCGCCGCCGGAGATGATGATGTCCTTGGAGCGATCCTTAATGGTGACGTAGCCGTGCGCGTCGAGCACGCCGAGATCGCCGGTGTGAAACCAGCCGCCCTCGAAGGCTTCTTTCGTCGCCCTCTCGTTCTTGAGGTAGCCCTTCATCACGATGTTGCCGCGGAACATGACCTCGCCGATGGTCTCGCCATCGCGCGGCACTTGCCTCATGGTCTGCGGATCGATGACGGTGACGTCTTCCTCGAGCGGGTAGGGCACGCCCTGCCGGCGCTTCATCCGCGCTCGCTCGGCGGCGGGAAGCTCGTCCCAGCCGGGCTGCTCGGCGCAGACGGAGGCGGGGCCGTAGACCTCGGTCAGGCCATAGACGTGCGTGAGCTTGATGCCGATGTTTTCGGCGCCTTCGAGCACCGCGACCGGTGGCGCCGCACCTGCGATCAGGCCGACCACGCGGCGAGCCGCGCTACCCTTCGGCGCATCGGGCGCGTTGATCAGCGTGTTGTAGACGATCGGCGCGCCGCACATGTGGGTGACGCCGTGCTGCTTGATCAGATCGAAAATTTTGGTCGGCTCAACCTTGCGCAGGCAGACATTGACGCCCGCGGCCGCCGCGAGGGTCCAGGGAAAACACCAGCCGTTGCAGTGGAACATCGGCAAGGTCCAGAGATAGACCGGATGCTGGCCGAGTTGGCCTGCGAGAATGTTGCTGATGGCGTTCAGATACGCGCCGCGATGATGGGTGACGACGCCCTTGGGATTGCCGGTCGTGCCCGAGGTGTAGCTCAGAGCGATCGCATCCCATTCGTCCTTTGGCGGGATCGCCGCAAAATTCGGATCGCCTTGCGCGACGGCGGCTTCGTACTCGATCTCGCCGATGCGCTTGCCGCCCTTGAAGGTGGTATCATCGACGTCGATCACGAACGGCTTTGGCCCGCTCATCTGCGCCAGCGCATCGGTGATCACGCCGGAAAATTCGGGATCGACCAGGATGATTTTTGCGCCGCCATGATCGAGCTGGAATGCGATCGAGGGCGCATCGAGGCGGATGTTGAGCGCGTTGAGCACGGCGCCGGTCATGGGAACGGCAAAGTGTGCCTCGTTCATCGCCGGGATGTTCGGCAGCATCGCCGCCACGGTATCGCCGACGCCGATGCCCCTGCCGGCGAGATAAGAGGCAAAGCGCTTGCAGCGCTCATGCGTCTGCCGCCACGTGAAGCTGCGGCCCTCATAGACCGTGCTGACGTGATCGGGATAGACCGCGGCGCTGCGAGCGAGGAAGCTCAGCGGGCTCAGCGGAACGTAGTTGGCGGGGGTCTTGCCGAGGCCGATGTCGTACTGGTTCTGCCGGTCACTCATCGACATTCTCCTTCGCGCCTACAGGAATCCGATCGAGATCCAGGGGAAGACCGCAACGATGATCAGTCCCACCAGCAGCGCCAGCAGATAGCCCCAGATCGGCCTGATGCCTTCGGCCGGATCGACCTTTCCGATGGCGCAGGCGGCATAATAGCCGACGCCGAACGGCGGCGCGAATAGCCCGATACCCATCGCCAGAATGATGATCATGGCGTAGTGCACCTCGTGCACGCCGACGAGGCGCGCGATCGGAAACAGCAGCGGCCCGAACAATACGATCGCCGGAATGCCTTCCAGCACGCTGCCGAGGACCACGAAGGCCAGAATCGAGACGGCGATGAAGGTCGCGGATCCCCCCGGCAGGCCCGTCATGGAGGCCGCCAACTCGCGCGAGAAGCCGGACTGGGTCAGGCCCCAGGCCATGCCGGTCGCAGTGCCAATGATCAGCAGGATGGCGCCCGACAGCGCCGCGGTCTCGACCAGCATCGGAAATAGTCGTCGCCAATCGAAGCGGCGGTAGACGAGGATTCCGACAATGGCGCCATAGACGATGCCGATGGTTGAGACTTCGGTCGCGGTGGCAATGCCCTCGACCACTGCGTAACGGATCACGAAGGGCAACGCGAGCGCGGGCAGGGCGACGATAAAGGTCCTGCCGATCTCGGACGCAGTGGCGCGGCGGACATGGCTCATGTCCTCGTGGCGGTAGCGCCACCGCACCAGCATACAAAGCGTGACCGCGAGCACGACGCCGGGCAGGAGGCCGCCGGTGAACAGCGCCGCGATGGAGACGCCAGTGACCGAGCCGATCGTGATCAGCACAAGGCTGGGCGGGATGGTTTCGGTTTGGGCACCGGTCGCCGCAAGCAGCGCGACGAGATCACCGGGCTTGGCGCCGCGCTGCTTCATCTCGGGGAACAGCACCGGGGCGACCGCCGCCATGTCGGCCGCCTTGGCGCCGGAGATACCGGAGACAAGGTACATCGCGCCGACCAGCACGTAATTCAGGCCGCCGCGGACATGGCCGAGCAGGCTCGCCAAAAACGCCACCATGGCCTTCGCCATGCCGGTCATCTCGATCAGGAGCCCTAA is drawn from Bradyrhizobium diazoefficiens and contains these coding sequences:
- a CDS encoding TRAP transporter small permease; translated protein: MGAVLAEHNDEVAAPGLLRSALDFLYLGAGYAAGAFLVAIFAIMMVMSVGRQFAINIPAGDDFASWCMAAMAFLGLAHTFKRGEMIRVGLLLERLHGRARQCAEIVALGIATAFILYFTRYAMQMAYDSWRFHDVAQGVVAVPLWIPQLGFAGGLVILGIAVMDEMVNVLRGRRPSYEKGSPEETPDEFIERISQGGGG
- a CDS encoding TRAP transporter large permease, yielding MASLGMIELSFILLGVMILLLASGVWIAVSLGLVGFVAMALTTSLPLGSVLATTTWSASASWTLAALPLFIWMGEILFRTRLSEEMFRGLSPWVQWLPGRLTHVNVIGCGIFAAVSGSSAATCATIGKIALPELDKRGYDKGLSLGSLAGSGTLGLLIPPSIPMVVYAVTANVSVLQVFLGGFLPGVLVMVLYSGYIIIWSLLNPAKVPPRDPPMPFGQKLRESAKLAPCLLLILAVFLSLVLGFATATECAAWGVSGALILAWWSGTLTRKNFLESVMSATRLTCMIMLILAGAAYTTAAMAYTGIPAALATWVQGQQLTPGMLALYLSVMYIILGCLIDGISMIVLTAVIVLPMVKQAGLDLVWFGVYLIIHVEMAQITPPVGFNLFVLQNMSGRDTLTVARAAFPFFVMLLAAVFIITEYPQIVLLLPKLAFPD
- a CDS encoding TRAP transporter substrate-binding protein; this translates as MKSRLLLSGLIAGAVLAATPALAQTKWNLPAAYPADNPHSENLVAFARDVEAATSGKLLITVHPNASLFKAPDIKRAVATGQAQMGELLLSVHENEDPIFGIDVVPFLATSFPQAMKLYQASKPLIAKKLDAQGLKLLFAVPWAPQGVYVNKPLASIEDMKGLKWRAYNVGTARIGDLVGAQSVTIQAAELPQALATGVVNSFMSSGGTGYDSKAWESLKYFYDVQAWIPKDYTFVNKAAFEALDKPAQEAILKAAATAETRGWKAWEEKANWYIDQLKAKGMTVEPPSPALKAGFEKIGQQLTADWLKKAGADGQAVIDAYKKM
- a CDS encoding autotransporter outer membrane beta-barrel domain-containing protein; the encoded protein is MSTDVRARLALLLLTAGLLLPRAADAQVMRELGAFAASENFGYPGPNAPGGGFANFGGGSNFGFSMGGPTFGAPQQSPGFGGAPYGYGNSGGPGMQPNYGWNGEPPGLAGAARSGMRQAFGGDSAAASQTETAQATFLAMTQFTQTLLDPAIDGRGIGQPEFDAELSAYADLGNDRTHGGIGRQAYEAIYGKPSLAAPHWSIWAAGFGGSQTATDGAGSSARSFATAVGADYSLSPQTQIGFALAGGGTGFANNFSSGRSDLFQAGSFVRHSIGAAYVATALAYGWQAITSDRQATPAGSDQFGAAINANAYSGRIESGYRIGTPWLGITPYAAGQVTMFRLAASAGQPAYAADPSAAPSGSNSFADGRSELGLRTSTSFVLAGGLFDLRGRFAWAHDFSATQSMPAVFQAISGQGSGQGFVIGSTALAPNSALTGVAFELRGINGWSASANLDSELSSLVRAYTGKAVVRYAW
- a CDS encoding acyl-CoA synthetase, which gives rise to MSDRQNQYDIGLGKTPANYVPLSPLSFLARSAAVYPDHVSTVYEGRSFTWRQTHERCKRFASYLAGRGIGVGDTVAAMLPNIPAMNEAHFAVPMTGAVLNALNIRLDAPSIAFQLDHGGAKIILVDPEFSGVITDALAQMSGPKPFVIDVDDTTFKGGKRIGEIEYEAAVAQGDPNFAAIPPKDEWDAIALSYTSGTTGNPKGVVTHHRGAYLNAISNILAGQLGQHPVYLWTLPMFHCNGWCFPWTLAAAAGVNVCLRKVEPTKIFDLIKQHGVTHMCGAPIVYNTLINAPDAPKGSAARRVVGLIAGAAPPVAVLEGAENIGIKLTHVYGLTEVYGPASVCAEQPGWDELPAAERARMKRRQGVPYPLEEDVTVIDPQTMRQVPRDGETIGEVMFRGNIVMKGYLKNERATKEAFEGGWFHTGDLGVLDAHGYVTIKDRSKDIIISGGENISSVEVEDILYKHPAVLFAAVVAKPDPKWGEVPCAFVELKDGASASEADIIAFCRTHMSGFKTPKAVVFGPIPKTSTGKIQKFLLRNEVGSVKAITA
- a CDS encoding TRAP transporter large permease subunit, whose amino-acid sequence is MAHVEAEVTDVVGEVAVQSPRRPSLLASLERVLGLAVEVPAAILVVAEIVILFAGVVARYGVHRPLIWSDELASILFLWLAMLGAAVAFRRSEHMRMTAIVASAGPAMRAYLDVVATCAALAFLALIVWPSAEYAYEESFITTPALQISNMWRATALPAGICLMAVFALLRLLRAADYRMVLTAVISVAVIIGLFWLAQPYLRPLGNLNLVIFFVGVAGFCVFAGVPIAFGFGLAIFGYLALTTRTPVMVLVGRMDEGMSHLILLSVPLFVFLGLLIEMTGMAKAMVAFLASLLGHVRGGLNYVLVGAMYLVSGISGAKAADMAAVAPVLFPEMKQRGAKPGDLVALLAATGAQTETIPPSLVLITIGSVTGVSIAALFTGGLLPGVVLAVTLCMLVRWRYRHEDMSHVRRATASEIGRTFIVALPALALPFVIRYAVVEGIATATEVSTIGIVYGAIVGILVYRRFDWRRLFPMLVETAALSGAILLIIGTATGMAWGLTQSGFSRELAASMTGLPGGSATFIAVSILAFVVLGSVLEGIPAIVLFGPLLFPIARLVGVHEVHYAMIIILAMGIGLFAPPFGVGYYAACAIGKVDPAEGIRPIWGYLLALLVGLIIVAVFPWISIGFL